A single Phragmites australis chromosome 4, lpPhrAust1.1, whole genome shotgun sequence DNA region contains:
- the LOC133915511 gene encoding GATA transcription factor 19-like, translating into MAAEPAADGHDPPPPPADYAAVAGAGDASAAEAADALVSAASEQLTLVYQGDVYVFDPVTPQKVQAVLLVLGGYEVPPGLVNMAVPTAHDEKSTTVAARRVASLMRFREKRKERCFDKRIRYSVRKEVAQKMKRRKGQFAGRADFGDGACSSAACGSPANGEDDHFHETHCQNCGISSRITPAMRRGPAGPRSLCNACGLMWANKGTLRSPLNVPKMALQHPANPSKMGDTDEKNSIVPPAEHNRAAVKTDSEMMTEQEQKLDIRPPTEEDIKAVS; encoded by the exons ATGGCGGCGGAGCCGGCCGCGGACGGCCACGATCCCCCTCCTCCCCCGGCGGACtacgccgccgtcgccggcgctGGCGACGCCtcagcggcggaggcggcggacgCTCTGGTGAGCGCGGCGTCGGAGCAGCTGACGCTGGTGTACCAGGGCGACGTCTACGTCTTCGACCCCGTCACGCCCCAAAAG GTTCAGGCTGTTCTGTTAGTACTTGGAGGGTATGAGGTTCCGCCCGGTTTAGTAAACATGGCTGTACCCACCGCACATGATGAAAAG AGTACAACTGTGGCTGCTAGAAGGGTTGCTTCCTTAATGAGGTTCCGCgagaagagaaaggaaagaTGTTTTGATAAAAGAATAAGATACAGTGTGCGCAAGGAAGTTGCCCAAAA GATGAAACGGCGTAAAGGCCAATTTGCTGGGAGGGCAGATTTTGGTGATGGCGCCTGTTCTTCTGCTGCTTGTGGCTCTCCAGCTAACGGCGAGGATGATCATTTTCATGAAACCCA TTGCCAAAATTGTGGCATCAGCTCAAGGATTACTCCAGCAATGCGTCGGGGCCCAGCTGGTCCAAGGTCCCTCTGTAATGCTTGTGGTCTAATGTGGGCAAATAAG GGTACTCTAAGAAGTCCTTTGAATGTCCCCAAAATGGCTCTACAACACCCTGCCAATCCGAGTAAAATG GGAGATACAGATGAAAAAAACTCAATTGTTCCTCCTGCCGAGCATAATCGAGCCGCTGTCAAAACTGACTCTGAGAT GATGACAGAACAGGAGCAGAAGCTGGACATACGCCCACCGACCGAAGAAGATATCAAGGCAGTTTCATGA